From a region of the Salvelinus fontinalis isolate EN_2023a chromosome 13, ASM2944872v1, whole genome shotgun sequence genome:
- the LOC129868322 gene encoding protein FAM222B-like, with the protein MLACLPGPGDLSLQLLSHTQMNTGLQKWDTTQRMRSAQYPTPAELDAYAKKVANNPLTIKIFPNSVKVPQRNHVRRTVNGLDTSGQRYSPYPPSQASAKAGLLAIIKMPIIKGILKDFDGSRVRLHPSEVIMNPPGPGGPYAAASASTLNLHHPPSQGQGMPRQSLNPHPGSQTHPQTLQQTHPQQQGQCQVLRHPPSMPQQHPEQSLPRPQTLSHPQPPSGPTLLLQQQQQQNLQQQGQPPPGLQGGRKLPDADAPPNVTVSTSTIPLSMAAGLNQGRQPDLSSIVHQINQFCQARAQGAGATSMCEGQIANPSPISRNLLINASSRLSMHSHPHPNVCPPGLPPHPNCIMCPANKAAAPSHPQNNMAASNMMPVYHNDIKQQQQQHQQQHQQQQHNHQQQMRWNQQQLAHLQHMQQDGGGHSCKQPSHMGYPPELCVGQPYSLKPPIEKPTPSPPVNNNNGMPGGPLAHYTSGGHYFQQHAVWNSSILPTPNSDSSGSQDLAMPFHGGPPGGSTTLDCGGPPGGGHYRPAVISSSSGQTSLVQTADYLGGDFQTPCFRDHNLGLMGKMHRPPMNRVGPEVGPGDGRTAHIQHPGYR; encoded by the coding sequence GGGACACTACACAGAGGATGAGATCCGCTCAGTATCCAACCCCTGCAGAATTGGATGCTTATGCTAAGAAGGTTGCCAACAACCCCCTGACCATTAAGATCTTCCCCAACAGCGTCAAGGTCCCCCAGAGGAACCACGTGCGCCGCACAGTCAACGGGCTGGATACTTCAGGCCAGCGCTACAGCCCCTACCCCCCCTCTCAGGCCAGCGCCAAGGCCGGCCTCCTTGCCATCATCAAGATGCCCATCATCAAGGGCATCCTCAAAGACTTTGATGGCAGCCGGGTACGCCTGCACCCCTCCGAGGTCATCATGAACCCCCCTGGCCCCGGAGGGCCATACGCAGCTGCCTCGGCCAGCACTTTAAACCTCCACCACCCCCCTTCCCAAGGCCAGGGCATGCCCCGGCAGAGCCTGAACCCTCACCCTGGGAGCCAGACTCACCCTCAGACTCTACAACAGACTCACCCCCAGCAGCAGGGTCAGTGCCAGGTCCTCAGACACCCACCCTCCATGCCCCAGCAGCACCCAGAGCAGAGTCTGCCCAGGCCCCAGACTCTGTCCCACCCCCAGCCTCCCTCTGGCCCCACCCTCCTGctccaacagcagcagcaacagaacCTTCAGCAGCAGGGGCAGCCTCCTCCCGGCCTTCAGGGGGGCCGGAAGCTGCCAGACGCCGACGCGCCGCCTAACGTGACAGTCTCTACCTCAACAATTCCTCTGTCCATGGCCGCCGGCCTGAACCAGGGCCGCCAGCCAGACCTGAGCAGCATCGTGCACCAGATCAACCAGTTCTGCCAAGCCCGGGCCCAGGGGGCTGGAGCCACCTCCATGTGCGAGGGCCAGATCGCCAACCCCAGCCCCATCAGCCGCAACCTCCTTATCAATGCCAGCTCCAGGTTGTCCATGCACAGCCACCCACACCCCAACGTCTGTCCCCCCGGGCTGCCCCCACACCCCAACTGCATCATGTGTCCTGCGAACAAGGCTGCTGCCCCCTCTCACCCCCAAAACAACATGGCTGCCTCAAACATGATGCCTGTTTACCACAATGATATcaaacagcagcagcaacagcatcaacaacagcatcaacaacaacaacataatcaCCAACAGCAGATGCGCTGGAACCAGCAGCAGTTGGCTCATCTACAGCACATGCAGCAGGATGGCGGGGGCCACTCCTGCAAGCAGCCCTCTCACATGGGCTACCCCCCAGAGCTGTGTGTGGGCCAGCCATACAGCCTGAAGCCTCCTATAGAGAagcccaccccctctcccccagtcaacaacaacaatggCATGCCTGGGGGCCCACTGGCCCACTACACCAGTGGTGGCCACTATTTCCAACAACACGCTGTGTGGAACAGCAGTATCCTGCCAACGCCCAACAGCGACAGCTCTGGGTCTCAGGACCTGGCCATGCCATTCCATGGTGGGCCCCCAGGGGGCTCCACAACCCTAGACTGCGGTGGGCCCCCTGGGGGAGGCCATTACAGGCCCGCGGTGATCTCCTCCTCCTCCGGCCAGACTAGTCTGGTGCAAACGGCAGATTACTTGGGCGGGGACTTCCAGACGCCCTGCTTCCGAGATCACAATCTGGGGCTGATGGGAAAGATGCACAGGCCTCCCATGAACAGGGTGGGGCCCGAGGTTGGCCCCGGGGACGGCAGAACCGCTCACATCCAGCACCCAGGGTACAGATAA
- the trpv1 gene encoding transient receptor potential cation channel subfamily V member 1, whose amino-acid sequence MNKSKGPEYPSFSLETDDRTDDERAQSRQVKKPDRLVSALGLGSSGGAKAPMDSDYQDELEEAAPKIRFNLNFDKEVRCLEENKEDRDSKRFDIKRLFEAVSTGDVMKLEGLHQYLHQSMKKLSNTEYQSYGKNVLLKALLNLRNGRNNTIEYLLDISEKMGDIKELVNAAYTDSYYKGQTALHIAIERRSTYFVELLIKKGANVHAKACGKFFQPHDGPSFYFGELPLSLAACTNQPEVVDFLLENVYQKVDVRESDSLGNMVLHALVVLADNTPENTDFITSMYDHILTTAARLHPKWRLEDIENNQGLTTIKLAAKTGKIGLFKHMMHREFQERETRNLSRKFTEWVYGPVHSSLYDLASLDSYEKNSVLEIIVYSSDIPNRHEMLQIEPLNRLLEEKWDKFAARMFFLNFLVYLVYLSVFTVVAYYRKKGTPPFTLEHTRQEYLRLAGQLFITVGACYFFIRGILDLKRKRPSLDTLLIDGYSEILFFLQAIFFLASSVLYCCGREEYLGFFVLCLALSWVNLLYFSRGYRHMGIYSVMIQKMILSDILRFLFVYVTFLFGFSAAVVTLLMEPESPANNTAQTINSTDGRGRTFFLPTEENSCIKPTFRNISHTIMELFKFTIGMGDLEFTEGYQYKEVFYMLLISYIVLTYILLLNMLIALMSRTVEKMSLESTSIWKLQRAITILDLERSLPHCLRRRLRSGVDKDLGTRAGEKDRRWCFRVEEVNWNKWNTNLGIINEDPGSGDTARLSPTHSSRTLGRERSWRGFLGNVSRRQHTQPKQQTQVESTEMSSLSPLSHV is encoded by the exons ATGAACAAGTCAAAGGGCCCAGAgtacccttccttctctctggaGACGGATGACAGGACGGATGATGAGAGGGCACAGAGCAgacaggtgaagaagcctgacAGGCTGGTGTCTGCCCTTGGCTTAGGCAGTTCGGGGGGGGCCAAAGCCCCCATGGACTCAGACTACCAGGATGAGCTGGAGGAGGCCGCTCCCAAGATTAGATTCAATCTCAATTTTGACAA AGAAGTACGATGTTTGGAGGAGAACAAAGAGGACAGGGACAGCAAGAGGTTTGACATCAAGAGGCTGTTTGAGGCCGTGTCCACTGGTGACGTTATGAAGCTGGAGGGGCTGCATCAGTACTTGCATCAGTCCATGAAGAAGCTCTCCAACACTGAGT ATCAATCGTATGGTAAAAACGTCCTGCTGAAGGCTCTACTGAATCTGAGAAATGGCAGAAATAACACAATTGAATATCTCCTTGACATCTCAGAGAAGATGGGTGACATCAAAGAATTAGTAAATGCTGCATACACAGACAGCTATTACAAAG GTCAAACAGCCCTTCATATTGCCATTGAGAGAAGGAGCACCTATTTTGTTGAGCTATTGATCAAGAAAGGAGCAAACGTCCATGCCAAAGCCTGTGGGAAATTCTTCCAGCCCCATGATGGACCCAGCTTCTACTTTG GTGAGCTGCCTCTGTCCCTGGCTGCGTGCACCAACCAGCCTGAGGTGGTGGACTTCCTGCTGGAGAATGTCTACCAGAAAGTGGACGTGAGGGAGAGTGATTCTCTGGGTAACATGGTGTTGCATGCCCTAGTGGTGTTGGCTGataacacaccagagaacactgACTTCATCACCTCTATGTACGACCACATCCTCACAACAGCTGCCCGCCTGCACCCCAAATGGAGGCTGGAGGACATAGAGAACAACCAGGGCCTGACGACTATAAAACTGGCTGCCAAGACTGGCAAGATCGGG CTGTTTAAGCACATGATGCATCGTGAGttccaggagagggagaccagAAACCTGTCCCGTAAATTCACTGAGTGGGTTTACGGACCCGTCCACTCCTCCCTGTATGACCTGGCCTCACTGGACTCCTACGAGAAGAACTCTGTCCTGGAGATCATCGTCTACAGCAGTGACATTCCT AATCGCCATGAGATGCTGCAGATTGAGCCTCTGAACAGGCTACTGGAGGAGAAGTGGGACAAGTTTGCTGCTCGGATGTTTTTCTTAAACTTCCTGGTTTACCTGGTTTACCTCTCTGTCTTCACTGTTGTCGCCTACTACAGGAAGAAGGGAACG CCACCTTTTACTCTGGAACATACCAGACAGGAGTACCTGCGACTCGCCGGTCAGCTTTTTATAACCGTGGGAGCCTGCTACTTCTTCATAAGAggg ATATTAGACTTGAAGAGAAAACGTCCAAGCCTGGACACTTTGCTGATTGACGGATACAGTGAAATCCTTTT TTTTCTGCAGGCGATCTTCTTCCTGGCCTCCTCAGTGCTGTACTGCTGTGGTAGGGAGGAGTACCTGGGGTTTTTTGTACTGTGTCTGGCTCTCAGCTGGGTCAACCTGCTCTACTTCTCCAGGGGATACAGACACATGGGCATCTACAGTGTCATGATACAGAAG ATGATCCTAAGTGATATCTTGCGCTTTCTCTTTGTCTACGTTACCTTCCTCTTTGGGTTTTCAGCAG CGGTGGTCACTTTGCTGATGGAACCTGAATCGCCGGCCAATAATACAGCACAGACAATAAACAGCACAGATGGAAGAGGTCGTACCTTTTTCCTTCCCACTGAGGAGAATTCGTGTATAAAACCCACCTTCAGGAACATCTCTCACACTATCATGGAGCTGTTCAAGTTCACCATCGGCATGGGAGACCTGGAGTTCACAGAGGG GTACCAGTACAAGGAAGTGTTTTACATGCTGCTAATCTCCTACATCGTGCTCACCTACATCCTGCTGCTCAACATGCTCATCGCCCTCATGAGCCGCACTGTGGAGAAGATGTCCCTGGAGAGCACCAGCATCTGGAAACTACAG CGGGCCATCACCATCCTGGATCTGGAAAGGAGCCTGCCTCACTGCTTGAGAAGGAGGCTTCGTTCTGGGGTGGACAAGGACCTGGGGACCAGGGCTGGAGAGAAAGACCGCCGATGGTGCTTCAG agTGGAGGAAGTCAACTGGAACAAATGGAACACCAACCTGGGAATAATCAATGAGGATCCAGGGAGCGGAGATACGGCCAGGCTGTCCCCTACACACAGCAGCAGAACGCTAGGCAGAG AGAGGAGCTGGCGGGGGTTCCTGGGAAATGTCAGTCGAAGACAACATACACAGCCTAAGCAACAAACACAAGTAGAGAGCACAGAgatgtcctctctgtcccctctcagCCATGTCTGA